TGATTGGGCTGCCCGCCGCGATCCTGCAGCAGGCGAAATGAATCGTTTGTATGCTGTCGAAAGTCGATTCACAACTACCGGACTCGCAGCTGACCATCGACTGCCAACACGTTCTGTCGATCTTGGTTTCTTTCTCACAAAGCTTGAGAACCAGGTTCAAGGTTTGTTGTCAGGCAAGAAATCGGAAGCCGCCGGTGATAGTTATGCAGAAAAAGTCCTCGCAGCTATGGCTGAGGATTTGGTTGCCAATCAGGGAATGAGTCTGGTTGCGATTGGAGCAGGTCAGCCTGCTGAACTGCATGCCCAGGTTCACGCATTGAATGAGCGGTTGGGTAATGTTGGTAAAACGATTCGCTATACCAAAGAGCCCTTGGCGAGAGACATTTCTTCTGTTGATGCATTGGCAAAATTGACTGCAGAAATGCAGTCTGGAGCCGTCGATACGTTAGTGATTATTGGTGGGAATCCTGCTTATAACGCTCCCGGTGATATCGACTTTGTGACTGCATTGACTAAAGTTCCCAATTCTATTCATCTGGGTGAATATGAGGACGAGACCTCTCTGTTATGTAAGTGGCACCTCCCGAAAACGCATCCCTTTGAGCAATGGGGTGATGCTCGTTCTTATGACGGGACACTATGTGTTGCACAACCTCTGATTGAGCCACTGCATGATGGCAAGTCAGAAGTTGAACTACTGGCAATGTTATGCGGCGAAAAACATCCGAGTACTCTGGAATTGATTAAAGAAGCTGTGAAGGGTTCATTAGATCCGATGGCCGTGAACGCTTCCTGGCGTCGTCTGGTACATGATGGTGTTTTAAAGGGGAGTACACTGGATGCTGTATCGCCCAAAGCAAAGACACTACCGCCAGCGAAAACTGCTGAGGCAGCTACCGAAGAGTTTGAGTTGGTATTTTATCCCAGCCCACAAGTTTATGACGGCCGATTTGCAAACAGTGGTTGGTTGCAGGAAACTCCCGACAACCTTACAAAAGTCACTTGGGATAATGCTGCGATTATTGCCCCCAGTACGGCCAAGAGTCTGGGAGTGGAATTTGGTTCTGTCGTAAAGCTGATTTTGGATGGGAAATCGCTCGAACTGCCAGCCTATGTACTTCCAGGGCAGGCTCCGAATTCGATTGCAGTGGCCTTGGGGTATGGTCGAACAGCAGCCGGTCTCGTCGGTGGTGATGTTGCTCGGGATGTTGCACCGGTTGGGGAAAATATTGCAGCGCTCCAGTCAAAGGGGAAAACAGATTTTGCTACCGGACTGAAGGTTGAAAAAACGAATAAGCAATACGAACTCGCGATTACTCAAGATCATCATAGTATCGACACTGTTGGTGTGGGCGAAATTCAAGGTCGGGTTGGCCAGCTTGTTCGTGAAGGCGACGTCAGTGAGTACAAAAAGGATCCCAGTTTTGCCAAAGGGCGAACACACCATCCTGAACTGAAATCCTTATGGGAAGAGCTTTCCTATGAGGGGCAAGCTTGGGGAATGTCTGTCGATTTAACAAAATGTGTTGGCTGTAATGCCTGTATGGTTGCCTGTCAGGCAGAAAATAATGTTCCTGTTGTGGGGCGCGAACAGGTGATCAATAGTCGTGAGATGCATTGGTTGCGTGTAGATCGTTACTTTACCGGTGATGATGTTGATAATCCTGGTGTTTCGATTCAACCCATGTTTTGCCAGCAATGTGAATTGGCTCCTTGTGAGCAGGTTTGCCCGGTTGCTGCGACTGTGCATACAGACGAAGGGTTAAATGACATGGTGTATAATCGCTGTGTAGGAACCCGTTATTGTGCGAATAACTGCCCTTACAAGGTACGAAGGTTTAATTACTTTAACTACAACAAGGTCTACGAGGATCCTAATCGAAAATTACAGGCATTGGTTCTCAATCCTGAAGTGACTGTGCGTCATCGTGGAGTCATGGAAAAATGTACTTATTGTGTGCAGCGTATTAAGGCTGTCCAGATTGAAGCCAAAAATGAGCAGCGTCCCATTGAAGATGGTGAAATTGTCACTGCCTGCCAACAGGCATGTCCCGCAAAAGCCATTGAATTCGGTGACTTGAATAATGAGAAATCACTTGTTGCTAAAGCACATGCAAATCCTAGATCCTATGCGGTTCTCTCTGAGTTGAATATCAAACCGAGAACCGCTTACTTGGCCCGTATATTAAATCCGCATCCTTCTTTGGCAAAACCATCGACAGAGGGGCATGGGTATGGAGAGCAACACGCTGATGCTGATCACCAAGAAAAAACGGAAAAGCATTAGTAATTAAGAAATAGAGATGAGTTTAACGGTTAGATTTACCAATCCTTAGAATTATAAGTAAAGATATCAAAAGCCATGGCTTCAGTAACAGCAGAGCCAATTGACACAACAATCGAAGTTCCCGGTAAGCGAACACCGCTTGTGACCGGCGCCCACAATTATGGCACAGTGACCGACGCCGTCTGTAGACTGGCTGAATGCAAAACGCCCTTGGCTTGGTATGTGGCGTTGGGTATTTCGGCTTCCCTGATGGGAATGCTGTTTGGTCTGGTGGGGTACTTGATCATCACAGGTGTCGGTGTCTGGGGTAACCGCAGTCCTGTCTTCTGGGGCTGGCCGATTGTGAATTTCGTGTTCTGGGTCGGAATTGGCCATGCTGGTACTTTGATTTCGGCTATTTTATTTTTGTTCCGTCAAGACTGGCGGACTGGAATCAACCGTGCTGCAGAAGCAATGACAATTTTTGCCGTCATTTGTGCAGGCTTGTTTCCTGGGATTCACATTGGTCGGGTTTGGCTGGCGTATTGGTTATTCCCAATTCCCAACCAGATGGCAATGTGGCCTAACTTTCGTAGTCCTTTGTTATGGGATGTGTTTGCTGTTTCAACTTATGCAACAGTTTCCCTTTTGTTCTGGTATATGGGCATGATTCCTGACTTGGCATCGTTGCGAGATCGGGCAAAAGGAAAAATTCAACAATTTGCCTATGGTTTGTTTTCGCTGGGATGGAATGGCTCTTCCAGGCATTGGCATCGTTACGAACGAGCTTACCTTCTACTAGCCGCTTTGGCGACACCACTGGTGTTAAGTGTGCATACCATCGTTAGTTTTGACTTTGCTGTTTCTCAGTTACCAGGTTGGCATACAACAATTTTCCCTCCTTACTTTGTGGCAGGTGCGGTCTTTAGTGGGTTTGCGATGGTGTTGACTTTAATGATTCCCGTCAGATCGATTTGCGGAATCAAGGATTTACTCACTGATCGTCACCTCGAAAACATGACTAAAGTGATTATCGCCACAGGTTCGATGGTGGGATATGCCTATGCGATGGAATTTTTCATTGCCTGGTATGGTGGTAACCGTTATGAAACCTTTGCTTTCATTAACCGGGCTTTTGGTCCCTATGCCTGGGCCTATTGGATTATGGTGACTTGCAACGTCATCAGCCCTCAGTTGTTCTGGATTAAAAAAATCCGCACCACCCCCTGGATGATTTTTGTGGTTTGTATTTTTGTGAATATTGGTATGTGGTTTGAGCGTTTTGTAATTACGGTCACATCCCTAAGTCGTGACTTTCTGCCCTCCAGTTGGGGATATTTCAAACCCACCATTGTTGATGTTTTAATGTTAATTGGTAGTTTCGGTTTGTTTATGACATTGTTTCTGCTCTTCTGTAAATTTTTGCCTATGGTTGCAATGGCAGAAGTCAAAAGTGTAATGCCGCGTCCTCATGGCAAAGGTGATCATTGATCAGAACTCACACTAGCAGCATGTCAGTCAAATACGACTTAACTTATTATTGAATTAAAAAATTATGGCAACGACGATCGAACAATCAGAAGAAACAAAAGCAAAAGCAGAGCCTGAACTTCTTGGGTTACTTGCTGAGTTCGATGATCCTGATGCATTGATCGAAGCATCAAAGAAAGTCCGTGATGCGGGCTATCGTAAGTGGGATACACACACTCCTTTTCCGATTCATGGAATTGATGAAGCGATGGGGATCAAGTGGACTATTCTACCTTGGATTGTTGCCGGCTGTGGGCTCACCGGTGGTACGATTGCCGTTGGCATGCAATATTGGATGAACGCTGTCGATTATCCTTTCCTAATCAGTGGTAAGCCCCTTTTTAGTATTCCCGCCAGTATTCCGATTACGTTCGAACTTTCTGTTTTGTTGGCTGCCTTTGGTGCGTTTTTGGGAATGCTGGGCTTGAATCAGTTGCCAAAGCTATACAATCCGATTTTTAAGTCAGAGGCGTTTCGTCGTGTGACAAATGACCGGTTCTTTGTCAGTATGGACGCAAAAGATGCAAAGTTTTCTGAGATCGATACGGGCGAGTTTTTGAACTCACTTAACCCGATTAATGTTGAAGAGTTTTGGTCTGATACCGAATCTCCCAAATTACCTCGTAATCTCACATTGGGCTTGAGTCTGGTTGGCGTAGTGATGTTACTCTTGGCCGGTTTGGTGGCTTATGTACGTACAACAACATCGCCAGATCCGCGGATTCATATTATCCAGGACATGGACTTCCAGCCCAGTCTGAAGGCTCAAAATACGACAAACCTCTTTCCCGATGGTCGGGAAATTCGTCCCAATCTCAAAGGAACTATTCCTCGTGGGCAATTCAAAGACGACAATATTCCTTTCTATTATGGTTTGAAGTACCTTCCTGAAGATCAAGATGTGGTAACGATTGCATTACAGGAAGAGAAAAAAGCAGACGATAAAACGGCTACTGACAAGAAGGCACCAGCAGAAAAACCTGCCGCTCCTGCTGCAGTGGATCCTGTTGCAGCCAAGCTGGACAAGTTGCCTTGGGTGACAGAATTTCCGGTACCAGTTACAGAAAAACTGATGGCTCGTGGTAAAGAACGCTATCGAATTTACTGCTCTGCCTGTCATGGGCTCGGCGGTGAGGGTGATGGTCTGGTTACGCTTAGAGCCATGGAATTACTACAGGGAACCTGGGTGAAACCAGCCTCTTATCATACAGAAAATGTACGAAAGCTTCCCATCGGGCGACTTTATCATACGATTACGAACGGTGTCCGCAAAATGCCTGCATATGGTTCACAAGTGACACCTGAGGACCGTTGGGCCATAGTTCTTTATTTGAAAGCGTTGCAGAAGAGTCATCAAATTGACGCAGATACGATTTCAGAAGCTGAAAAAAGAAAACTTCGAGACATTAAGTAATAAAGTAAACTCCACTGGCAACTTGTAGAATTTTAATCCGTGGTGAACAAGAAAAGTTATGCAAACCTCATCTGACACAAATAATAAAGTTTCCGTTCAAACACTGGCTGAACTGGGGCCGCTTCCTATGAAAGTCGCCCTTGGATGCTCAGTGCTATTGCCAGTGGCATTTGTGTTGGGGTTTTTAATGGATAACGGAACGGAACTTTTCGCGTTCTCTTATCTGCAAAGTACTTTTTTCTTTTTGAGCATTTCTCTAGGTGCGTTGTTTTTTGTATTGATTCAACAATTGACACGCGCGGGTTGGAGTGTTGTCTTACGTCGTATTTCTGAATTTATTTCAATGGGAGTGATCCCTTTAGCTGTCCTGGTACTGCCAATTGTGTTAGTGACGCTTTCTGGAAGCGATATTTTATATCAATGGGCGAGTTCTAAAAATGTTGCTGGTGATCACCTTTTGCAGGCCAAGGCCCCTTACTTAAATAGTGGTTTTTTTGCACTAAGATATGTGATCTATTTTGGATCCTGGATATTTCTGGCACGTTTCTTTTTAAATAAGTCCGTTGCTCAGGACGAAAATGGTGACCCTGAATTAACACTTTTGATGGAGCGGCGGAGTGGTCCGGCACTTTTGCTTTATGCATTTACGATTTCATTTGCTGCGATCGATTTTATAATGTCTCTGGACGCTCACTGGTTCAGTACAATTTTTGGAGTCTATTATTTTGCTGCTGGTCTAGTTGGTTTCTTTAGCACTCTGGCTATCACTTTAATTTACCTCCGTAGCAAAGGTCTATTGCAAGAGCCGATCAATGTTGAGCATTTACATGATGTTGGTAAGTTACTGTTTGCTTTCAACTGCTTCTGGGCGTACATCGCCATTTCGCAATATCTTTTGATCTGGTATGCCAATATTCCTGAAGAAACTGTATTTTTCCTTCACCGTCAAGAGCATGGTTGGGGAATCATTTCTTTGATCCTGGTCATCGGTCACTTTGCGATTCCGTTTGTATTCTTCATGTCACGTTGGATGAAGCGGAATCCCAAAACTTTGTTTTTCTGGGCCGCGTACTTACTGGTCATGAACTGGATTGATATTTTCTGGCTTGTAATGCCGAATGTAAAATCAGGAAGCGGTGATTTCTTAGGCGTTTCCTTCGCAATGATCTTAATGAATATCTGTTGTACGGTTGGAGTTGGTGGAATCTATGTTGCTGGATTACTGAAATTTGCTGGGCAAAAATCAGTGATGCCGGTGAGAGATCCAAGGCTAGAAGAGTCACTTAAGTTTCACAATATTTAATCACCGGCTGGTCTGGTAAAAGATTGGCTCCTTTAGAAATAAGAGAACGGAATATGTCGAGTCATAAAGCAGCATATGATGATCTCGATACAACGATGATCGCTTATGTTGGGACCGTAGGAACCATTATTACTTTTTTCCTTGTATTCGGGATTGCCGCGTTTTATTACGCATTTGCAAAGACGGAAAACGAAAAAAAAGTAATTAATGTTCCAGAAGTAAATGCGGAGAGTATTCTCGCCAATCAGGCAGCTGCTCTCACTGAATATCGTTGGATCGATCAGGATAAAAATATCGTAGCAATACCTATTGACCAAGCTATGCAGATTGTTGTTCAAGAGGAACAGAAGAAGCAGGCAAAAGCAAAAACAAAGAAACCATGAACTCTAAACAGTCCTTTATTCTGACTCTTTTTCTCTCGGCATTATTTGTAATGCCTGTGCAGGCAGAGCGTATGGAAAAAGCACCTAAGGATATCGAGTCTCTCGATGTGATTGAGCATCTGGATAGTCGTCTTCCTTTAGGATTAGAATTTCAGGACAGTAATGGTAAACGGGTTAAACTCGAGGATTATTTTAAGAAAGATCGTCCCGTAATTCTTTCTCTGAACTATTCTAATTGTCCGATGCTGTGTTCGTTACAGCTGACAGGGTTGGTCAGGGGGCTTAAGGATTTAGAGTGGTCAACAGGTCAACAATATGATTTCGTGTCCGTGAGTATTGATCCGAAAGAGACATATCAGCGTGCCAATTTAACAAAGCAAAAATACTATAAAGAATATAATCGTTCGGGAACAGGCGACGGTTGGCACTTCCTTTGTGGTGATCAGCCAGCGATTACAGAAATAGCAAAGGCAATTGGAGTACAGTACAAATACGTTGAGGAACGCAAGGAATTTGCACACCCGGCTGTTTTGGTTGTGTGTACTCCTGACGGCCGCATTTCCAGATATTTATATGGAATTCAATTTCCAGAGCAGACATTAAAATTAGCCTTAGTTGAAGCATCAGAAGGTAAGATTGGTTCAACCATTGATCGTTTTTTACTGTTTTGCTTCCATTACGATGCAGACAGTGGTCGGTATGCCCCGACTGCTCGCAATATTATGAAAATTGGTGGTTTTGCGACCGTCTTTATTCTGACTGTCGTTTTGATTCCCTATTGGCGGGGTCGAAAAGGCAGAACAGAAATCGAAATAGTCCAAACACAAAAAACAGCAGACGGAACCTGAGTTAAACTGGTTTCTTTTACTAAACATATTTGTGTTTGAGCTGGATTTGGTAACGACTTTATTATTTTTAACACTCAACAGTTGATTGTGTGAATGCAGATGAAACTATTCATCCCGAACTTATTAGCGAATGACGAGGCCGGGTTCTGGTTCCCGCCCCAGAGTTCTACAGTGGCAGAATCGAGCGATTTTGTATACTTCTTTATCCTCTATGTCTGCACGTTTTTCTTTGTGTTGATCGTCGGTTTAATGGCGTTGTTTATGTTTAAGTACCGCCATCGACCTGGAGTTGAAGCAGAAAAAACCGCCACCCATAACCTGATGCTCGAACTTTCCTGGTCTGTGATTCCTACACTTCTAGTCATTATTATGTTTTGGATTGGTTTCACTTCCTATCTAGACATGCGAACGCCACCCGACTCTTCTTACGAAATTGATGTGGTTGCCAAAAAATGGTCCTGGGCGTTTAAGTATCCTAATGGTTGGATTGAAAGTGAGTTACATATTCCCAAAGGTGAAAATGTGACTCTAACAATGTCCTCAGATGATGTGATTCACAGTTTGTGGGTTCCCGCATTCCGAACAAAAATGGACGTCGTTCCAGGACGCTACACACAACAATGGTTTAACGCAACGAAAGCAGGCACATATCCTTTAATGTGTGCTGAATATTGTGGTCAGAAGCATTCAGAAATGATCTCAAAAGTAGTCGTTCATGAAACACGTGGCGACTTTGATAAGTGGCTAAAAGTTGCTGCTGATATTCATAAAAATAAGACACCTGTGGAAGCAGGAGAATATTTTTACAAAACGAGAGGTTGTATACAGTGTCATTCCATTGATGGTGTGAAAAAGAATGGTCCCTCATTCAAAGGCCTCTTCGGAAGCGAGCGAAAGTTTACTGATGGAACTTCAGCTATCGCAGATGCGAATTATATTCGTAACTCGATTCTCGAACCGCAGTCTAAAATCGTGGTCGGATTTCGACCAATTATGCCTACGTTTAAAGGGCAACTAACTGATCAAGATATTACGGCCATTATTGCATTCATCAAGAGTCTAAAATAATAGAAATATTCTGTATTACACTTGTAAGAATTGAGCGAATTAAATTGAAATTGAGAACTAGGTTCTCAATTGTGTTTCTGGATTCTTTAATCCAACGTTATTTGAACTTATCCAGGAGGCTGGAAGATGGCAACTGTAGTTGACTCCTCCAATCCAAAATCGAATTTACCGGTCCAATACCGAGAATTAAATTATTTAAACTGTTCGAAAGGTTGGAAAAGCTGGTTTTTCACTCTCGATCATAAACGAATCGGTGTTATGTATTTGATAGGCGTCACAGCTTCTTTCTTTTTTGGAGGAATCTTTGCCGTTCTATTGAGAACCGAGCTATTATCACCGACTAAAATTCTGATGGGCCCTGATGCTTACAATCAGATGTTTACGCTGCATGGTGCCATCATGACATTCCTGGTAATCATTCCTGGTGTACCAGCCGCGATAGGAAATGTGATCTTGCCGGTCATGCTGGGGGCGAAAGATGTTGCGTTTCCGCGTATGAATCTTTGTAGTTTTTACCTTTGGATGTTTGGCGCGGCATTTTTTGTAGCCGCCATCGTTTTAGGTGGGCTAGATACTGGTTGGACATTTTATACACCATATAGTATCACCACAAATACGGCTGTCATCACGGCTTTATTAGGTGTGTTTATATTGGGCTTCAGTTCCATTTTTACCGGATTGAATTTTATTGTCACCATCCATACGATGCGTCCTCCAGGAATGTCCTGGTTTAAGATGCCTTTATTTTTATGGGCACTTTACGCAACAGCCTTGATTCAAGTATTAGCTACACCCGTCCTTGGAATTACCGGTCTACTGTTGGTAGTAGAGCGTGCCTTTCACATCGGAATTTTTGATCCCGCATTAGGTGGTGACCCGGTTTTGTTTCAGCACTTCTTCTGGTTCTATTCCCATCCTGCTGTCTATGTGATGATTCTACCAGCCATGGGTGTAATCAGCGAGGTTATCGCTGTCCATAGTCGCAAACACATTTTTGGATATCGTTTTATTGCCTACAGTAGTATTGCAATTGCCATATTTGGCTTTCTCGTATGGGGACACCATATGTTTGTGTCCGGACAATCTAAAGTAGTCGCTGTCATTTTCAGTGCGATTACCTTTAGTGTTTCTATCCCGTCGGCTATTAAAGTGTTTAATTGGCTGACGACGATGTATAAAGGCTCAATTCGGTTTACCACGGCCATGTGTTATGGATTGTCCTTTATCTTTATCTTTTCCATCGGTGGTTTGACTGGTTTGTTTTTGGCAACTCTGGCGACTGATATTCACTTACATGATACTTACTTCGTGGTAGCTCACTTTCATTATGTGATGATGGGTTCTTCTCTGGTGGGACTGTTTGCGGCAGTGCATCACTGGTGGCCAAAAATCAGCGGTAAGTTGTTTAGCGAATTCTGGGGGCGGATTGCTTGTCTGGGTGTGTTTACCGGGTTCAATTTGACGTTCTTCCCACAATTTATTTTGGGAACTCGAGGAATGCCACGAAGGTATTATACGTATTTACCTGAATTTCAAAATTTACATATTATGTCAACAATGGGAGCATATCTGTTAGGGATTAGTTCCGCTTTGATGGCTGCTACGTTGATTTATTCAGTCTATCGTGGAAAGAAGGCCCCCGCAAATCCATGGGGAGGCGCATCACTTGAGTGGCAGTGTTCTTCGCCACCACCTCATAATAACTTCGACCATCCTCCACATGCCGGTGATCCGTACGTGATGGAGTCGGTCGTTTACGATGAGGAAGTTGAAGGTTTCGTTCCTGTTGAGTGTCATGAAAAAAAGACGGGAGCAACGACCGCATCAGGAGATAATGAAGTTTAATGAATACTGCGGCCACCACTACCACAGACGAACATGTTGATAGTCACGATCATGAACATCATGATTCCCGCTTGGCGCATCATTTTGACTCTCACCAGCAACAGTTTGACACAGGAAAGCTGGGGATCTGGCTGTTTCTGGTCACGGAAGTTTTGTTCTTTAGCGGCTTATTTGGTTTTTACGCCGTCTATCGCTCATTACATCCTGAAGTATTCCTGTATGCCAGCCAGTTTCTGGATACCGTTTTAGGTGCAGCCAACACAGTTGTATTGCTCTTCAGTAGCTTGACAATGGCGTGGGGAGTCCGTTGTGCTCAACTAGGTCAAACGAGAGGCCTTTTGGTCTGTCTGGTGACCACACTTGCCTGTGCTGCGATCTTCCTGGGAGTGAAGTCCTTTGAGTACACAGAAAAAGCACACCATGGCCTCTTATGGGCAGGTATGTACCAGAGCCCTGAGCATCATGAACATGGAGACGAAGCGGCAGCACCGGCTGCGAATGGTAAAGATGCATCAGATCATGCACATGCGAGTGCAGATGATCATAGTGATGATGCTTTGTTTGAGAAAACGAAGCACACACTTTCTTACATGACTACAGTGTTATGGGGAGTGATTGTCCTTGCCGGAATCGGCTTTGGTGCACTGATTAAAAATCCGAATAAGAAGACACTTGCGACAGTCGCAGGATGTGTTTTGGTTTCAGCAATTGGTATGCAGTTAGGAGCATATGCCAGTATTGGTTATCATCATTTTGGGCATGCAGCTGAACCGACGGATCAAGAAATTGAGATGGCAGAAACTATTCCCGCAGAGTATGCAAAGCAAAAAGAAAAAGTACCTGAACCCAAATTGGCTGGTACGTTTTTTAGTGTGTATTTCTGTATGACTGGCTTACATGCAATTCATATTGTAGGTGGAATGATTGCTATCAGTTGGCTTATTGTTCGGACTGTTCATGGCGCGTTTACAACTTATTACTTTGGGGCCGTGGATTTTGTAGGCCTGTATTGGCATCTGGTTGACTTAATCTGGATCTATCTATTCCCGTTGTTATACCTGATCAATTAGTGGATGTTGTTAATTCAATCAATGAGAAAGCTTTTGGGCTTCAAATTATTTTAATAAAAAGAGACGGAATGATTCATCATGTCAACTCATGCTGAAAGCGAGACTCACTCAGACGATACTCAAACTTGTGAGGTGCATATTGTACCTGTCAAAGTTTTAGTAGGAGTTTTTATAGTATTGGTTGCTTTAACTGTCCTCACAGTTGAAGCGGCTAAGTTTGATGTGGGACGAGCAGATGTCATTGTTTCGATGACGATTGCCACGATTAAGGCTTCGTTAGTTGTATTTATTTTTATGCACCTATGGTACGATAAGCCTCTTAATCGAATTGCATTCTTTTTCTCAATTGTCTTTGCTGCCTTCTTTCTTTGTATGATTTTGCTGGACTCACATGCTTACGACGATTATGTTAAAGGATTTCAGCAAGACAAAGCTTCCAATGCTGTTATGCCTGCACCGGCACCAGCACCTGAAACGGCACCAACTCAAAAATAATGTTGAACTTGGTCAAGTTCTCTGTGACAATAAAGATAGCTTTTGCTCATTCTTCTCATGATGAGCGCTAGTAACTACTCCTCGTTTAAGTACGGTGGCAGGTTAGTATGTCCACTTTCCGGAGTCGAACTGTTCGAAATCGTTTTGCGCTGTTATTCACTTCTCGAGATCGGCTAAGCCAAAGAGATTTTGGTTTGGCAATCTTCCTGTTTAGTGTCGCAGTGCTTTTTATGGGTGGACTACTCGCATATATAATTGTACGTGTTAACTTGGCTGAGCATCATCAACCAGTGGCTCTCGTAATTCCTCCACTTCTTTGGTTGAGTACGGCTCTTCTGTTTTTGGGAAGCATTTCGATTCACCGTGCTTTGTATTTTGTCCGGCAGGAAAAGCAACAGCAGTTTCGGAATTGTTTGAATCTTACGTTTCTTTTAGGTGGGGCGTTTTTTGTAATTCAAACTTTAGGATTGGTTCATCTTCTCCGGCAACACTCAGAAATCCTACTTGGTGTAGAGCATCTCAAAAATGCGTACAATTATCCCAGTAGCTATGGTGTTCTTTTTTCCTTTGTATTACTGCACGCTGCCCATTTTCTGGTCGCCTTTGGTCTTCTGGGGATGATCATCTTTAGAGCGTATCTCAATCAGTATGACCATGAATATCACTGGGGAGTCCATGCCTGTTCGGTAGTATGGCATTTTCTCGGAGCACTCTGGGTGATTATGTTGCTATTGTTCTGCTTTGTTGGATAAGTTGTTTGTCAGTGAAACTTTAAGAGCTCTTTCTTCATCCAGCTTGTGTTAATTTTACATAGCA
The Gimesia aquarii DNA segment above includes these coding regions:
- a CDS encoding TAT-variant-translocated molybdopterin oxidoreductase, translated to MDKKYWRSLNELHSTPEFQEILDREFPVAASEYPEGVSRRRWLQIMGASVALAGVSGCRWEDEKISPSVSRPEGLIPGMPQKYATFMELGGLAESLLVTCYDGRPIKVEGNPDSPQSKGASSVFAQSETLSLYDPDRAVGVVERRDGGRYARDWQAFFEYSDSVLGQAKKDGGAKVCVLADVSSSAARKGLQEKFATLFPKSQWYDYTACSRDNVYAGSKLAFGEVIRPHFDLSKANIVVCLDEDLLSEHPAALLHTRDWAARRDPAAGEMNRLYAVESRFTTTGLAADHRLPTRSVDLGFFLTKLENQVQGLLSGKKSEAAGDSYAEKVLAAMAEDLVANQGMSLVAIGAGQPAELHAQVHALNERLGNVGKTIRYTKEPLARDISSVDALAKLTAEMQSGAVDTLVIIGGNPAYNAPGDIDFVTALTKVPNSIHLGEYEDETSLLCKWHLPKTHPFEQWGDARSYDGTLCVAQPLIEPLHDGKSEVELLAMLCGEKHPSTLELIKEAVKGSLDPMAVNASWRRLVHDGVLKGSTLDAVSPKAKTLPPAKTAEAATEEFELVFYPSPQVYDGRFANSGWLQETPDNLTKVTWDNAAIIAPSTAKSLGVEFGSVVKLILDGKSLELPAYVLPGQAPNSIAVALGYGRTAAGLVGGDVARDVAPVGENIAALQSKGKTDFATGLKVEKTNKQYELAITQDHHSIDTVGVGEIQGRVGQLVREGDVSEYKKDPSFAKGRTHHPELKSLWEELSYEGQAWGMSVDLTKCVGCNACMVACQAENNVPVVGREQVINSREMHWLRVDRYFTGDDVDNPGVSIQPMFCQQCELAPCEQVCPVAATVHTDEGLNDMVYNRCVGTRYCANNCPYKVRRFNYFNYNKVYEDPNRKLQALVLNPEVTVRHRGVMEKCTYCVQRIKAVQIEAKNEQRPIEDGEIVTACQQACPAKAIEFGDLNNEKSLVAKAHANPRSYAVLSELNIKPRTAYLARILNPHPSLAKPSTEGHGYGEQHADADHQEKTEKH
- the nrfD gene encoding NrfD/PsrC family molybdoenzyme membrane anchor subunit — encoded protein: MASVTAEPIDTTIEVPGKRTPLVTGAHNYGTVTDAVCRLAECKTPLAWYVALGISASLMGMLFGLVGYLIITGVGVWGNRSPVFWGWPIVNFVFWVGIGHAGTLISAILFLFRQDWRTGINRAAEAMTIFAVICAGLFPGIHIGRVWLAYWLFPIPNQMAMWPNFRSPLLWDVFAVSTYATVSLLFWYMGMIPDLASLRDRAKGKIQQFAYGLFSLGWNGSSRHWHRYERAYLLLAALATPLVLSVHTIVSFDFAVSQLPGWHTTIFPPYFVAGAVFSGFAMVLTLMIPVRSICGIKDLLTDRHLENMTKVIIATGSMVGYAYAMEFFIAWYGGNRYETFAFINRAFGPYAWAYWIMVTCNVISPQLFWIKKIRTTPWMIFVVCIFVNIGMWFERFVITVTSLSRDFLPSSWGYFKPTIVDVLMLIGSFGLFMTLFLLFCKFLPMVAMAEVKSVMPRPHGKGDH
- a CDS encoding quinol:electron acceptor oxidoreductase subunit ActD, whose amino-acid sequence is MATTIEQSEETKAKAEPELLGLLAEFDDPDALIEASKKVRDAGYRKWDTHTPFPIHGIDEAMGIKWTILPWIVAGCGLTGGTIAVGMQYWMNAVDYPFLISGKPLFSIPASIPITFELSVLLAAFGAFLGMLGLNQLPKLYNPIFKSEAFRRVTNDRFFVSMDAKDAKFSEIDTGEFLNSLNPINVEEFWSDTESPKLPRNLTLGLSLVGVVMLLLAGLVAYVRTTTSPDPRIHIIQDMDFQPSLKAQNTTNLFPDGREIRPNLKGTIPRGQFKDDNIPFYYGLKYLPEDQDVVTIALQEEKKADDKTATDKKAPAEKPAAPAAVDPVAAKLDKLPWVTEFPVPVTEKLMARGKERYRIYCSACHGLGGEGDGLVTLRAMELLQGTWVKPASYHTENVRKLPIGRLYHTITNGVRKMPAYGSQVTPEDRWAIVLYLKALQKSHQIDADTISEAEKRKLRDIK
- a CDS encoding quinol:cytochrome C oxidoreductase, which produces MQTSSDTNNKVSVQTLAELGPLPMKVALGCSVLLPVAFVLGFLMDNGTELFAFSYLQSTFFFLSISLGALFFVLIQQLTRAGWSVVLRRISEFISMGVIPLAVLVLPIVLVTLSGSDILYQWASSKNVAGDHLLQAKAPYLNSGFFALRYVIYFGSWIFLARFFLNKSVAQDENGDPELTLLMERRSGPALLLYAFTISFAAIDFIMSLDAHWFSTIFGVYYFAAGLVGFFSTLAITLIYLRSKGLLQEPINVEHLHDVGKLLFAFNCFWAYIAISQYLLIWYANIPEETVFFLHRQEHGWGIISLILVIGHFAIPFVFFMSRWMKRNPKTLFFWAAYLLVMNWIDIFWLVMPNVKSGSGDFLGVSFAMILMNICCTVGVGGIYVAGLLKFAGQKSVMPVRDPRLEESLKFHNI
- a CDS encoding SCO family protein, translated to MNSKQSFILTLFLSALFVMPVQAERMEKAPKDIESLDVIEHLDSRLPLGLEFQDSNGKRVKLEDYFKKDRPVILSLNYSNCPMLCSLQLTGLVRGLKDLEWSTGQQYDFVSVSIDPKETYQRANLTKQKYYKEYNRSGTGDGWHFLCGDQPAITEIAKAIGVQYKYVEERKEFAHPAVLVVCTPDGRISRYLYGIQFPEQTLKLALVEASEGKIGSTIDRFLLFCFHYDADSGRYAPTARNIMKIGGFATVFILTVVLIPYWRGRKGRTEIEIVQTQKTADGT